The proteins below are encoded in one region of Acanthochromis polyacanthus isolate Apoly-LR-REF ecotype Palm Island chromosome 4, KAUST_Apoly_ChrSc, whole genome shotgun sequence:
- the LOC110971483 gene encoding pyroglutamyl-peptidase 1: protein MDNSKRTVVVTGFGPFGEHTVNASWVAVQELKKLGLGSEVDLHVYEVPVEYQTVQSLVPSLWKQYHPQLVVHVGVSGMATTVTLEKCGRNHGYKGLDNSSFCPDSQCCIVGGPDCINSVIDMESVCKRVTASGLGVTVSVSKDAGRYLCDFTYYTSLYLSHGRSAFIHVPPLGKPYSGEDLGRALQAIVQEMLELQAQAEEKIHCQQHIH, encoded by the exons ATGGACAACAGTAAACGGACTGTGGTCGTTACAG GTTTTGGGCCATTTGGAGAGCACACCGTCAATGCCAGCTGGGTAGCAGTACAG GAACTGAAGAAGCTTGGGCTGGGCAGTGAGGTGGACTTACATGTGTATGAGGTTCCTGTAGAGTACCAGACAGTCCAGAGTTTGGTTCCTTCGTTATGGAAGCAGTATCACCCACAG TTGGTAGTCCATGTTGGAGTCTCAGGTATGGCCACCACTGTCACACTGGAGAagtgtggcagaaatcatggctaCAAGGGCCTGGacaacagcagcttctgtcCTGATTCGCAGTGCTGCATTGTGGGAGGCCCGGACTGCATCAACTCAGTTATTGACATGGAATCAGTCTGCAAAAGAGTGACTGCATCGGGGCTGGGAGTAACTGTGTCTGTCTCCAAAGATGCTGGAAg ATATCTCTGTGACTTCACCTACTACACATCTCTGTACCTGAGCCACGGTCGCTCCGCCTTCATTCACGTGCCTCCTCTTGGTAAACCCTACAGCGGTGAGGACCTGGGCCGTGCGCTGCAGGCCATCGTCCAGGAGATGCTGGAGCTTCAGGCTCAGGCTGAGGAGAAGATCCACtgccagcagcacatccactaa